One window from the genome of Sulfurimonas hongkongensis encodes:
- a CDS encoding Nif3-like dinuclear metal center hexameric protein — protein sequence MKISQIYDFLDNLSPFELQEPWDNSGLLLGDFNQEVKTIMLSIDVDEDLIDTMQEGTLLITHHPLIFGGLKQLEFSKYPANLIQKMIQKNISNIAMHTNFDQTHLNEYVATQILGYEIAQKDGFVAYLDVDEDFDGFAKKVALAFGLPHAKCVKSSQRVKRVALTTGSGCSLLKSIDADCFLTGDVKYHDAMEAMSINLSLIDIGHFESERFFAQILHEHLKILGLEAIISSSKNPFTYI from the coding sequence ATGAAAATATCGCAAATATATGATTTTTTAGATAACTTATCGCCTTTTGAACTTCAAGAGCCTTGGGATAACTCAGGGCTTCTTTTAGGAGATTTTAATCAAGAGGTTAAAACAATAATGCTAAGTATTGATGTTGATGAGGACTTGATAGACACAATGCAAGAGGGCACACTTCTTATAACTCATCATCCTCTTATCTTTGGTGGACTAAAGCAGTTAGAGTTTAGTAAATATCCTGCAAATCTCATCCAAAAAATGATACAAAAAAATATCTCAAATATCGCGATGCATACAAACTTTGACCAAACACATCTAAATGAGTATGTAGCAACCCAGATTTTAGGTTACGAAATAGCGCAAAAGGATGGTTTTGTCGCCTATCTTGATGTTGATGAAGATTTTGATGGTTTTGCAAAAAAAGTAGCTCTTGCTTTTGGACTTCCACATGCAAAATGTGTAAAAAGTTCACAAAGGGTAAAAAGAGTAGCTCTTACAACAGGTTCAGGATGCTCACTTTTAAAGTCCATAGACGCTGACTGTTTTTTAACTGGAGATGTAAAATATCACGATGCTATGGAGGCTATGAGTATAAACCTCTCGCTTATTGACATAGGACATTTTGAGAGCGAGCGCTTTTTTGCACAAATTTTACACGAGCATTTGAAAATTTTAGGTTTAGAAGCTATAATTTCATCATCTAAGAACCCGTTCACATATATTTAA
- a CDS encoding M23 family metallopeptidase: MRYLIFFILFASTLFSLHIEMSQKSVANGKTALLEFEKKDGILYEKLILDKKEYKVYEHPLDAKKYYALIPISYYEKPSKKTIKLLYKQDAKEMSKTVALEVKDGFYKKETLKVQQSKVTLSQKDKKRAEKEYVEAMKVYNTSTPKSYITSEFIAPMQSKITSEFGKARIYNDTLKGYHSGTDYRASVGTPIVASNDGVVALVKDRFYSGGSVIIDHGHGIYTCYFHMSKFDVKRGQEVKRGETIGLSGKSGRVTGPHLHFSARVASEQVDPLQLIELLNKNLF; the protein is encoded by the coding sequence ATGAGATATCTGATATTTTTTATACTCTTTGCTTCTACGCTTTTCTCTTTACATATAGAGATGTCCCAAAAAAGTGTTGCAAATGGAAAAACAGCACTTTTAGAGTTTGAAAAAAAAGATGGAATTTTGTATGAAAAACTTATATTAGATAAAAAAGAGTACAAAGTTTATGAACATCCATTAGATGCAAAAAAATATTACGCCCTTATTCCCATCAGCTACTATGAAAAGCCATCTAAAAAAACTATTAAACTACTTTATAAGCAAGATGCAAAAGAGATGAGCAAGACAGTAGCCTTAGAAGTAAAAGATGGGTTTTACAAAAAAGAGACATTAAAAGTACAACAATCAAAAGTCACATTAAGCCAAAAAGATAAAAAAAGAGCAGAAAAAGAGTATGTAGAGGCTATGAAAGTTTACAATACTTCAACCCCAAAAAGCTACATCACCTCTGAGTTTATAGCCCCAATGCAAAGTAAAATAACTAGCGAGTTTGGAAAGGCTAGAATCTATAATGATACCTTAAAAGGTTATCATAGTGGAACTGACTATAGAGCAAGTGTTGGAACTCCGATTGTAGCTAGTAATGATGGAGTAGTAGCTTTAGTTAAGGATAGGTTTTACTCAGGAGGAAGCGTTATCATCGACCATGGACATGGCATCTATACTTGTTATTTTCATATGAGTAAATTTGATGTGAAAAGAGGTCAAGAAGTAAAGAGAGGCGAGACTATTGGTTTATCAGGAAAGAGTGGAAGAGTGACAGGTCCACATCTTCATTTTAGTGCTAGAGTGGCATCAGAGCAAGTTGACCCGCTACAGCTTATAGAACTACTAAACAAAAATCTATTTTAA
- a CDS encoding 4-(cytidine 5'-diphospho)-2-C-methyl-D-erythritol kinase, translated as MKIYKAYAKVNIFLKITGKRESYHEIISRFMRVGTLYDELSFAPKTKDTFEIIGDFSCTIEQNTIYKAYKALLDATSSESLEKLMQTYAIKVEKNIPAFAGLGGGSSDAATYLKMCNEVLHLGLSNNELAKIGANVGADVAFFVYGYDSANVSGVGEIVQEFKEDILEFEIYTPKVEISTPIVYKSYRENFYSPLDGFETYELKNKSSLEILESMSIDEANDLFKPAMQEYKELKEHYRAGWYFSGSGSSFFRVKEKSLI; from the coding sequence ATGAAGATTTACAAAGCATATGCAAAAGTAAATATTTTTTTAAAAATAACAGGAAAAAGAGAGAGCTATCACGAGATTATCTCTCGTTTTATGAGAGTTGGTACTCTTTATGATGAACTCTCATTTGCTCCTAAGACTAAAGATACTTTTGAAATAATAGGCGATTTTTCTTGTACTATAGAGCAAAACACCATATATAAAGCCTATAAAGCTCTACTGGATGCAACGTCTTCAGAGTCACTAGAAAAACTAATGCAAACTTATGCTATAAAAGTAGAGAAAAATATTCCAGCTTTTGCAGGACTTGGCGGTGGAAGTAGTGATGCTGCAACTTATCTTAAGATGTGTAATGAAGTGTTGCATCTTGGACTTAGCAATAACGAACTAGCAAAGATAGGTGCTAATGTTGGTGCTGATGTAGCTTTTTTTGTTTATGGATATGATAGTGCAAATGTTAGCGGTGTTGGCGAAATTGTGCAAGAGTTTAAAGAAGATATCTTAGAGTTTGAGATATATACTCCAAAAGTAGAGATTAGCACCCCAATAGTTTACAAGAGTTACAGAGAAAACTTTTACTCACCCCTAGACGGATTTGAGACTTATGAGCTAAAAAATAAAAGTTCATTAGAAATCTTAGAGAGTATGAGCATAGATGAGGCAAATGACCTTTTTAAACCAGCGATGCAAGAGTATAAAGAGTTAAAAGAGCATTATAGAGCAGGATGGTATTTTAGTGGGAGTGGAAGTAGTTTTTTTAGGGTAAAAGAAAAAAGCCTAATCTAA
- a CDS encoding tetratricopeptide repeat protein produces MTTLQLLMLLASGFFAFKIFQHVQTLQEPEEKRDNISNTNQGEQKTAKTFSPFDPEALIEKADEAYEQKDYQKALALLIEANAKEPNNSDTLFKLGYISQQIDDNEEALNYYKEALEVDKNNEFIHNSMASVYRARGEYASAKLHLEASLALDDANPITYYNFGNLLVDMKHIDEAKGMYKKALELDGDFTEAREELEKL; encoded by the coding sequence ATGACAACACTACAACTCTTAATGTTACTAGCTTCTGGCTTTTTCGCATTTAAAATATTTCAACATGTTCAAACGCTTCAAGAGCCAGAAGAAAAGAGAGATAACATAAGCAACACAAACCAAGGCGAGCAAAAAACTGCTAAAACATTCTCACCATTTGACCCAGAGGCTTTGATAGAAAAAGCAGATGAAGCTTATGAGCAAAAAGATTATCAAAAAGCATTAGCTTTGCTTATAGAAGCCAATGCAAAAGAGCCAAACAACTCAGATACTCTTTTTAAGCTCGGCTATATTTCTCAACAAATAGATGATAATGAAGAGGCACTAAACTACTACAAAGAAGCTCTTGAGGTAGATAAAAACAATGAATTTATCCACAATTCTATGGCATCTGTATACAGAGCAAGAGGTGAATATGCCTCTGCCAAACTGCATCTTGAAGCATCTCTAGCACTTGATGATGCAAACCCTATCACTTACTATAATTTTGGAAATCTCTTGGTAGATATGAAACATATTGATGAGGCAAAAGGGATGTATAAAAAGGCACTAGAGCTTGATGGAGACTTTACAGAGGCAAGAGAAGAATTGGAGAAGCTTTAG
- the smpB gene encoding SsrA-binding protein SmpB: protein MGETIAKNKKAYFDYFLEEKFEAGLVLSGSEVKGIRANRVNLKDSFIRFVKGEAYLFNAHIGRLETTHHYYTHEERGNRKLLLHKKEIEKMRKAVERDGYTIVPLQLYFNARNIVKIQIAIAKGKQLHDKREDLKQKDMKRDVQRAIKEYK from the coding sequence ATGGGCGAAACCATAGCAAAAAATAAAAAAGCCTATTTTGATTACTTTTTAGAAGAGAAATTTGAAGCAGGTTTGGTTCTTAGTGGAAGTGAAGTAAAAGGCATTCGTGCAAATAGAGTAAATCTAAAAGATAGTTTTATTCGTTTTGTAAAGGGTGAAGCTTACCTCTTTAACGCTCATATAGGAAGACTAGAGACTACCCATCACTACTATACTCATGAAGAGAGAGGAAATAGAAAACTACTTTTACATAAAAAAGAGATAGAAAAGATGAGAAAAGCAGTAGAGAGAGATGGCTATACGATAGTTCCTCTACAGCTTTACTTCAATGCAAGGAATATAGTAAAGATTCAAATTGCCATTGCAAAAGGTAAACAGCTTCATGACAAAAGAGAAGATTTAAAGCAAAAAGATATGAAAAGAGATGTGCAAAGAGCCATTAAGGAGTATAAATGA
- a CDS encoding zinc ribbon domain-containing protein: MNQHLKQLIDLSFIDKEIDAFEPQIEEANSKYEAALAKKQSIDTDIENLSNEIKAEELKRQKNELHLKELSAKLQENTKKSSEVKTEREMKSLQLEEEIAKEQISFANEEIERLERIISSKKEQVEAAKASLAEIDSNLESVKAEVDEKLKVINKERQEVFVQKEKLLSSTNQKGLAFYQKIRRWAKNSTVVKVEDNACMGCNMLLSDKILADVIKAEEIITCPHCGRILHIEESTNE, from the coding sequence ATGAACCAGCATCTTAAACAACTAATAGACCTATCTTTTATAGATAAAGAGATTGATGCTTTTGAACCTCAGATAGAAGAGGCTAACTCTAAATATGAAGCTGCACTTGCAAAAAAACAGAGTATTGATACCGATATTGAAAATTTAAGCAATGAAATAAAAGCAGAAGAGTTAAAAAGACAAAAAAACGAACTTCACTTAAAAGAGCTCTCTGCTAAACTTCAAGAAAACACTAAAAAAAGTTCTGAAGTAAAGACTGAGAGAGAGATGAAATCTCTTCAACTAGAAGAAGAGATAGCAAAAGAACAAATATCATTTGCTAATGAAGAGATTGAAAGACTTGAGAGAATTATCAGTTCAAAAAAAGAGCAAGTTGAAGCTGCAAAGGCATCTTTAGCAGAGATAGATTCAAACTTAGAGTCTGTAAAAGCTGAGGTTGATGAAAAACTAAAAGTAATCAACAAAGAGAGACAAGAGGTGTTTGTTCAAAAAGAGAAACTTCTCTCTAGCACAAACCAAAAAGGTTTAGCATTTTATCAAAAAATCCGTCGTTGGGCTAAAAATTCTACAGTTGTAAAAGTAGAAGATAACGCTTGTATGGGTTGTAATATGCTACTTAGTGATAAGATTTTAGCTGATGTTATCAAAGCTGAGGAGATTATTACTTGTCCTCACTGTGGTCGAATCTTACACATAGAAGAATCAACTAACGAGTAG